Proteins found in one Pelobacter seleniigenes DSM 18267 genomic segment:
- a CDS encoding TIGR04211 family SH3 domain-containing protein encodes MTLSLRSAFISLSLLLIATAGFAETRYISDVLVVTVRSNTGNNYQTVDNLKTATPVEVLSEDQTYVKVRTPEGKEGYILRQYVTKELPKAVQIDRLEKETAALKEQLQQQQQSSADKLANADANLAKIAELQKQLQVANDNLDKVKNEYDSLLQNSQNVVSLSTENEDLIEQNKQLNNELVVLREENRNFHRSNMIQWFLAGGGVFFGGWIIGKISRKKQRGFSRL; translated from the coding sequence ATGACTTTATCGCTTCGCAGCGCCTTTATCAGCTTGTCTTTGTTGCTTATCGCAACTGCCGGCTTTGCCGAAACCCGCTATATTTCAGATGTTCTGGTGGTGACAGTCAGAAGCAACACGGGAAATAATTATCAGACCGTCGACAACCTGAAAACCGCCACCCCGGTCGAAGTTCTGAGCGAGGACCAGACCTATGTCAAGGTTCGTACCCCGGAAGGCAAAGAAGGCTATATCCTCAGACAGTATGTCACCAAGGAACTACCGAAAGCGGTCCAGATCGATCGGCTCGAAAAAGAGACCGCTGCCCTCAAGGAACAGCTGCAGCAACAACAACAGAGTAGTGCCGATAAACTGGCCAATGCCGACGCCAACCTGGCCAAGATTGCAGAGTTGCAAAAACAGCTGCAGGTTGCCAACGACAACCTTGACAAGGTCAAAAATGAGTACGACAGCCTGCTGCAGAATTCGCAGAACGTCGTCAGCCTGAGTACCGAGAACGAAGATCTGATTGAACAGAATAAACAACTCAACAATGAACTGGTGGTGCTCCGTGAGGAAAATCGGAATTTCCATCGTTCCAATATGATCCAGTGGTTCCTGGCCGGTGGCGGAGTCTTTTTCGGCGGCTGGATTATCGGCAAGATCTCACGCAAAAAGCAACGCGGGTTTTCCCGATTGTAA